DNA sequence from the Acidobacteriota bacterium genome:
CCACCGAATCGGCTTCCGGGCATCGGCTGCGCGGATTGCTGGTGGCCGCTGAAACCGCCCTGGCCGTAATGCTGGTGATCGGAGCCGGCCTCTTCCTGCGCAGCCTCCAGCAATTGCGCTCGGTGGACCCGGGGTTCAAGGCGGGAGAGGTTTTGGTGGTGGAGATGCATCACAGTCCGCACCAGTTCGACACTCCCCAGTCCCTGCGCGGTTTCTACAGCCAGTTGTTGGAGGAAGTCAGAGCCCTGCCCGCTGTCGACTCGGCGGCGGCCTCTTACGACCATCCGATGGAATCGAATTGGTTCCAGGGCTTCGGACTCAAAGGCTATCCCGACCTGCCTTCCGGCGAATCCCGGACCGCGCTTTATCGCACCGTCACCAGGCAGTTCTTTCACACCATGGGCGTGCCCCTCATCGAAGGACGGCTCTTCGACGGCAGCGAGGGACCCGAGAGCGCCAACACGGTGATCGTCAACCGGGCCTTCGCCCGGCGATGGTTCGGCGAAGACAGTCCTCTGGGCAAGACTCTCGTGCTTTACACCATGGAAGGGCGGGGAGAGTTTGAAGTGATCGGAGTGGTGGGCGACGTCCGCTTCTCAGGGCCCCGCCAGCCTTCTGAACCGGCTTATTATCTCTCCTTCCAGCAGACGCCCCAGCACAAGATGAACCTGCTGGTACGCACCCAGGGGCCGGCCCGCAGGCTTTTGCCCCAGGTACGGGCCAAGATCGAAAGTCTGCAACCCGCTCAGGCTATAGCCACCGCCTCGACCATCGAGGAAATACTCTCTGCCTCGGTGGCCGATTCGCATTTCAGCACCTTGGTGTTGGGCTTTTTCGCGCTCTCCGCACTCGGTTTGGCTTTAGTCGGGTTGTGGGGCGTGTGCTCCGACCTGGTCAACGCTCGGCAGAGAGAAATCGGCTTGCGCATGGCCCTTGGCGCCGAGCGCTGGAACGTCTTCCGCCACATGACGCGGCGCGGCATGGCGCCTGCCGCCGCCGGTGCCTTAATCGGCCTTGCCGGAGCCGCCGCTCTTTCCCGCTGGATCGGCGAAATGCTCTTTCAGATCAGTCCGCTCGATGGCCGCACCTATTTGCTGGTCCCCCTGCTGTTGCTGTCGGCCGCCTTCCTGGCCGCAGCCTTGCCGGCACTCAGGGCCTCCCGCACCGATCCGCTTCAGGTGCTGCGCCGGCAACAATAGCGCCATCTCAAGCTCCTTCGGGACGGACGCTTGGCCGTGACTTCCTCAAACAACTCTCTTAGGAATTCAAATCCTGCCTAAGGATGTCCGATAAGAGTCATAGAGGGAAGAGACAGGGCACCGCACCGTCGAGCGGTGAGGCTGAGCAAACGTCTTAAATAGGAAGGAAGCTAAGAATGAGATCGAAGAAGCTCGTCAATCGTTACGTAGGGGAGTGTTTGCGGCGAATCCGCATCGCCAAGTCCATCAAGGTGCAAGAGGTGGCGCGGCGTGCAGGACTTCCCGCAAGCTCCTATTCGTGCCTGGAAGGCGGATGGTACAACATCAACCTCGATAACCTGTTTCGAATCCTCCAGGTGTTGGGCGCCGACGTCACCGAGGTTTGGCCGCGGGGAAATATTTCGGCCAACGGACTCGTCGATGACGAGGCTGTAGCCAGCCTGCTCGAGGAAGCCCGCGCCAACCAACCCAAGGAAGTCAGCGTCGACAACGTACTCGATGCCATTTCGGAGATCTACGGCGTTACCAGGGACGCGCTTTCCTCTGGCTCGCGCAAGCGCAAGCTCTCGGAAGCCCGCACGGTAGCCGCTGTGCTGGTCAAGGAGATTCCGCAGCTTACTCTGACCGAATTGGCCGAGGCGCTCAACGTGCACATTTCTTCCCTGAGCCATTGCACCAAGCGCCTGCGGGCACGGGCCGACCAGGACGACCGCGTACTGCGCAGGGCCGAAGAAGTGCGTCAGAAGCTGTGGGAAAAGTTCGAAGCCAAGAAGAAATCAGAAGCCCAAAAAAGTTCAGGCGAAGAGGACGGCGAGAACAGCGGTGGCCCCCGCCTGGCCCTGGCCGCCATGTAAGGTTGCGGCCGATCACTCCTCCGGGCCGCGGCAACCGCCGCGGCCTTTCTTTTTCCAGCCGCCAGGATGTGCCTAGGGCGCCAGCCGGCTGCGTCTCCAACCCTCGTCAACACGTTGAAAGAGGATGCGGTCGTGAAGCCGCCCCGGACGGCCCTGCCAGAACTCAATATGCTGGGGATGCACCCGGTATCCGCCCCAGGACGGCGGGCGCTCAACCTCCCCGCCTTGCAGACGCTTCTCCAGCTCCTCCATTCGCTTCTCCAGTTGGCGCCGGTCCGGGATCTCGCGGCTTTGAGGAGAAACCGCCGCGGCCAGGCGGCTGAGCCGGGGGCGGCTCTGGAAATAGCGCTCCGACTCCGGTTCCGCCAGTTTGCTGACACCGCCCTCGATGCGGACCTGACGTTCCAGCGGACTCCAATGGAAATTGAGCGCCGCCTGCGGATTCTCCTCCAGCTCTCTACCCTTGCGGCTCTCGTAGTTGGAAAAGAAGATGAAGCCGTCCTGGCCGAAGCCCTTGAGCAGCACCACGCGCAGGGAAGGACGTCCGCCCTGGTCTGCGGTGGCCAGGGTCATGGCATTGCAGTCCTCTCCCATGACGCTTCGGGCTTCTTCGAACCACCTGCCGAACAAGAGCAATGGATCGTGGCCGGCTTCCGCCTCGCTCAGCCCCCCGGAACGGTATTCACGACGGATGTCGGAAATCTTCATGGCCCTCATTCTGCCAAAAACTTGCCCGCGATGATTGCAGGGGGCATGATCATGGCATGAGAAGGATGTCTATCGTGCCCCTGTTGTGCTTCCTGACGGTTTGGCTGGCCGCCCAGCCTCAAGGATACTACCGCCATCCGGCCCTTACCGGCGACACCCTGATCTTCACGGCCGAAGGCGATCTATGGACAGTGGACGCCCAGGGCGGCACGGCCCGCCGGCTGACCACCCACCATGGCGAGGAATCTCATGCCCGCGTCTCGCCAGACGGGGCCACCTTGGCGTTCACGGCCGAATACGAAGGTCCCGCCGAGGTCTACACCATGCCCTTGGCGGGAGGTCTTCCCTCGCGCCGCAGTTGGGAAGAGTCGGATTCGCTGGCCATCGGATTCTCTCCCGCCGGCGAACTGCTTTACGCCACCCGCGAGTACGCCACTTTGCCCGACTATCAACTGGTGGCCATCGACCTCGGCCAGGGGACCCGGCGGCGCATCCCTCTCACCCCCGCCGGGGACGGAAGCTACGCCGAGGACGGCACGCTCTTCTTCGTGCGTCCCGACGATCACCGCAACGACACCAAGCGCTACAAGGGCGGCACCGCCCGCAAGATCTGGCGCTTCGCGCCGGGAGACAGCGAAGCCGTCAACCTGACCCCCGACTATGACGGCGAGAGCCATTCGCCGCGCTGGTGGGAGGGACGCGTCTACTTCATGACCGACCGCGACGGCACCATGAACCTGTGGTCGATGAACGCCCAGGGAGACGACCTTCAGCAGCACACCCGTCACCAGGGCTGGGACGCCAAGGCGCCATCCCCCGCCTCTCGCGGACGCATTGCCTACCAGGTGGGAGCCGACTTGTGGATCTACGACACCGCAAGCGGTCGCAACCGCAAAGTCGACATCCGCCTGGCCTCGGACTTCGAGCAACTGCGCGAGAAGTGGATCTACGAGCCCCTCGACTACCTGACGGCGGTCGATCTGCATCCCCGGGGCGAGAGCCTCCTGCTCACCTCGCGGGGACGCGTATTCGTGGCCCCGGCCCGCCAAGGACGCCTGGTGCGGGCCACGGGAACCCCCGGCGTGCGCTACCGCGACGCCGCCTTCATGCCCGACGGCGAGACCCTCCTGGCCTTGTCGGATGAGAGCGGCGAATTCGAGTTCCATACCCTGCCCGCCAACGGCGTGGGCGAGGACCGGGCCCTCACCGACAACGGAGCCATCCTGCGCTACCAGGGATATCCTTCGCCCGACGGAAAATGGGTGGTCTTCCGCGACGAGGCCGAAGATCTCTGGCTGCTTGAGGTGGAAACAGGCAACCAGAAGCGCCTTTCCAGCAACCGCGAAGGCGGTTTGGGAGACCTGGCTTGGTCGTCCGACAGCCGTTGGCTGGTCTTCAGCCAGAACGCCTTCAACACCTTCAGGCAACTGCACCTTTACAACCTCGAAGACGAGTCTCTCACGACGCTGACCAGCGACCGCACCAACAGCTTCAATCCGGTGTTCAGCCGCGACGGCCGATTCCTCTCCTTCTTCTCGGACCGCAACCTCAGGTCCCTTGTGGGCTCCCCCTGGGGGACGCGCCAGCCCGACCCTTACTTCGACAGAACCGACATGCTTTATGAAGTGGCCCTGCGCGAAGGCGAGCGCTCGCCTTTCCGTCCTCTGGACGAACTGATGGCTGAGGCCATGCAGGAAGAGGGTGAAGAGGACGCGTCAGAGGCCGGAAATGAGGAAGGCGAAACGGCCGGACCGTCGGCGCAGATCGACCTGGAGGGATTGCAGGACCGGCTCTACGAAGTCCCCCTGCCGCCGGGCAACTACGGTGGACTGAGCGCCGGCAAGGACGCCCTTTTTTTCCTGTCCAGAGAAAGCGGCCCGGGCCCCGACACTCACCTCATGGCCTTGCCTTTCGGTCCTGACGCCGAACCGGAAACGGTGGTGGAGGACGTCGACGGCTTCCAGCTTTCGCTGGACGGCAAGAAGATGATGGTGCGCAAGGGCTCCAGTTTCTACGTCCTCGATGCCCGTGCCGGCAAGGCCGACCTCGATGAGGCCCGCGTCGACTTGAGCGAGTGGAAGTTTTCAATCGACGTCAAAGAGGACTTCCGCCAGATGTTCATTGACGCCTGGCGCATGGAGCGCGACTTTTTCTACGATCCGGGGATGCACGGCGTCGACTGGGAAGCCATGCGCGACAAGTACCTGCCGCTGGTGGACCGCGTCACTACCCGCCGCGAACTCAGCGACCTGATCGGCTACCTGGTGAGCGAACTTTCGGCCCTGCACGTGAGCCTGCGGGGCGGCGACCTGCGCCAAGGCCAGGATCAGATCAGG
Encoded proteins:
- the pdxH gene encoding pyridoxamine 5'-phosphate oxidase — encoded protein: MKISDIRREYRSGGLSEAEAGHDPLLLFGRWFEEARSVMGEDCNAMTLATADQGGRPSLRVVLLKGFGQDGFIFFSNYESRKGRELEENPQAALNFHWSPLERQVRIEGGVSKLAEPESERYFQSRPRLSRLAAAVSPQSREIPDRRQLEKRMEELEKRLQGGEVERPPSWGGYRVHPQHIEFWQGRPGRLHDRILFQRVDEGWRRSRLAP
- a CDS encoding PDZ domain-containing protein, which produces MRRMSIVPLLCFLTVWLAAQPQGYYRHPALTGDTLIFTAEGDLWTVDAQGGTARRLTTHHGEESHARVSPDGATLAFTAEYEGPAEVYTMPLAGGLPSRRSWEESDSLAIGFSPAGELLYATREYATLPDYQLVAIDLGQGTRRRIPLTPAGDGSYAEDGTLFFVRPDDHRNDTKRYKGGTARKIWRFAPGDSEAVNLTPDYDGESHSPRWWEGRVYFMTDRDGTMNLWSMNAQGDDLQQHTRHQGWDAKAPSPASRGRIAYQVGADLWIYDTASGRNRKVDIRLASDFEQLREKWIYEPLDYLTAVDLHPRGESLLLTSRGRVFVAPARQGRLVRATGTPGVRYRDAAFMPDGETLLALSDESGEFEFHTLPANGVGEDRALTDNGAILRYQGYPSPDGKWVVFRDEAEDLWLLEVETGNQKRLSSNREGGLGDLAWSSDSRWLVFSQNAFNTFRQLHLYNLEDESLTTLTSDRTNSFNPVFSRDGRFLSFFSDRNLRSLVGSPWGTRQPDPYFDRTDMLYEVALREGERSPFRPLDELMAEAMQEEGEEDASEAGNEEGETAGPSAQIDLEGLQDRLYEVPLPPGNYGGLSAGKDALFFLSRESGPGPDTHLMALPFGPDAEPETVVEDVDGFQLSLDGKKMMVRKGSSFYVLDARAGKADLDEARVDLSEWKFSIDVKEDFRQMFIDAWRMERDFFYDPGMHGVDWEAMRDKYLPLVDRVTTRRELSDLIGYLVSELSALHVSLRGGDLRQGQDQIRLAKLGARLQRDEQAGGYRIEYIYRSEPDYPSERSPLADPALQLEAGDLIEAVNGTGVLSVPSIY
- a CDS encoding helix-turn-helix domain-containing protein, encoding MRSKKLVNRYVGECLRRIRIAKSIKVQEVARRAGLPASSYSCLEGGWYNINLDNLFRILQVLGADVTEVWPRGNISANGLVDDEAVASLLEEARANQPKEVSVDNVLDAISEIYGVTRDALSSGSRKRKLSEARTVAAVLVKEIPQLTLTELAEALNVHISSLSHCTKRLRARADQDDRVLRRAEEVRQKLWEKFEAKKKSEAQKSSGEEDGENSGGPRLALAAM